In a single window of the Micromonospora inositola genome:
- the eccCa gene encoding type VII secretion protein EccCa: MSTVVIKRPPRRPAPEIPVGDLPVEAPPEIPVGTGGRWQQALMVLPMLGGTVAMAMMFGRGGGAYSYVVGGMFGLSSVAMLVTSWGSATGTPKKSEMMAARREYLRHLTALRRRVRQTAGAQRAGLHYRHPDPGRLWSTVDSHRVWERRPGDPDFAVVRLGVGPQTLATPLVPPVTRPLEELEPMTAGALRRFLDAYSVVPDLPVALSLRSFARVFVRGPAGARGAGSPAAQALVRAVLAQLAVFHAPDELLIAVCAGPERRGLWDWVKWLPHAQHPSRADALGPVRLVTSSAAELERLLDEVLASRSRFSPVGPATDAPHVVVVLDGGDLTGATDLAGDGGIDAVTVIDLDTPPPRLLDRYALLLDLRDGRLHSHSAEGAAEVGAADALELADAEAVARRLAPLRLAGTVRGPDAPPGAEPGLPELLGLGDSESFTAEQGWAPRPARDRLRVPIGVGADGGAIELDLKESAQDGMGPHGLLIGATGSGKSELLRTLVLGLAATHSSEQLNFVLVDFKGGATFASFDRLPHTAAVITNLADALPLVDRMVDAINGELVRRQELLRRAGNFASLRDYERARTAGTPLAPLPSLLLICDEFSELLSAKPDFIDLFVQIGRLGRSLGVHLLLASQRLEEGRLRGLDTHLSYRIGLRTFSALESRTVLGVPDAHELPRSPGHGYLRSGTDPLVRFKAAYVSGAVRRRGGPAGAAGAGAPRLLAFSTHLVPVPEPATPAAPPAAEEDSPTETLLDLLVGRLAGQGPPAHQVWLPPLDRSPTLDELLGPVATDPARGLTVGNPELHGALQVPVAVVDKPYEQRRDLFWLALDGAAGHVAVVGQPQSGKSSLLRTLICALALTHTPAEVQVYCLDFGGGALGVLRDLPHVGGVAGRSDPTAVRRTVGEIAALLAERERRFAELGVESMAAWRRRRAAAPANGQPGTDPFGDVFLVVDGWGTLRNDYDDLEPLVTDLATRGLSYGVHVVAASVRWTDFRPAIRDLFGSRLELRLGDPSDSVVVKRAVAANVPEQAGRGITAEGLHFLGALPRVAGLGGETVDLVKAAVAGWAGPAAPRVRLLPPVLPYADLDLAATTGLAFPVGVAEADLRPVVLDFATEPHFVVFGDAECGKSSFLRALASSIITRFAPEQARVILVDYRRSLMGTIETPHLIGYGNAAPHTAELIESAAGYLQGRIPGPEVTPAQLRSRSWWSGPELFVLVDDYDLVAGGPTNPLRALEEHLPHARDVGLHLVLARRSGGAGRTQFEPIIQRLRELSTAGLVMSGGPEEGALVGQVKASPLPPGRGRLVTRREGVRLVQLAHLPPA; this comes from the coding sequence GTGTCCACTGTCGTCATCAAGCGCCCGCCGCGGCGTCCCGCGCCGGAGATTCCGGTCGGTGATCTGCCGGTGGAGGCGCCGCCGGAGATCCCCGTCGGGACCGGCGGGCGCTGGCAGCAGGCGCTGATGGTGCTGCCCATGCTCGGCGGCACGGTGGCGATGGCGATGATGTTCGGCCGCGGCGGCGGGGCCTACTCGTACGTGGTGGGCGGCATGTTCGGGCTCTCCTCGGTGGCCATGCTGGTCACCTCGTGGGGCAGCGCCACCGGCACCCCGAAGAAGTCGGAGATGATGGCCGCCCGGCGGGAGTACCTGCGCCACCTGACCGCGCTGCGCCGTCGGGTGCGGCAGACGGCCGGGGCGCAGCGGGCCGGACTCCACTACCGGCATCCCGACCCGGGCCGGCTCTGGTCCACCGTGGACAGCCACCGGGTCTGGGAACGCCGCCCGGGCGACCCCGACTTCGCGGTGGTCCGGCTGGGGGTCGGCCCGCAGACGCTGGCCACCCCACTCGTCCCGCCGGTCACCCGGCCGCTGGAGGAGCTGGAGCCGATGACCGCGGGCGCGCTGCGGCGCTTCCTCGACGCGTACTCGGTGGTGCCGGACCTGCCGGTGGCGCTCTCGCTGCGCAGCTTCGCCCGGGTCTTCGTCCGCGGTCCCGCCGGCGCGCGGGGGGCCGGCTCGCCGGCCGCGCAGGCCCTCGTCCGGGCCGTGCTCGCCCAGCTCGCCGTCTTCCACGCCCCGGACGAGCTGCTGATCGCGGTCTGCGCCGGGCCGGAACGGCGGGGGCTCTGGGACTGGGTCAAATGGCTGCCGCACGCCCAGCACCCGAGCCGCGCCGACGCGCTCGGCCCGGTCCGGCTGGTCACCAGCTCCGCCGCCGAGCTGGAACGGCTCCTCGACGAGGTGCTGGCCAGCCGGTCCCGGTTCAGCCCGGTTGGCCCGGCCACCGACGCGCCGCACGTGGTGGTGGTGCTCGACGGGGGCGACCTGACCGGGGCCACCGACCTGGCCGGGGACGGCGGCATCGACGCGGTCACCGTCATCGACCTGGACACCCCGCCGCCCCGGCTGCTCGACCGGTACGCCCTCCTGCTCGACCTGCGCGACGGCCGGCTGCACTCGCACTCCGCCGAGGGGGCCGCCGAGGTCGGCGCCGCCGACGCCCTGGAGCTCGCCGACGCGGAGGCGGTCGCCCGCCGGCTCGCCCCGCTCCGGCTAGCCGGCACCGTACGCGGACCGGACGCCCCGCCCGGCGCCGAGCCGGGCCTGCCCGAGCTGCTCGGCCTCGGCGACTCGGAGAGCTTCACCGCCGAGCAGGGCTGGGCGCCCCGACCGGCCCGGGACCGGCTGCGCGTGCCGATCGGGGTCGGCGCCGACGGCGGCGCCATCGAGCTGGACCTCAAGGAGTCCGCGCAGGACGGCATGGGCCCGCACGGCCTGCTCATCGGGGCCACCGGCTCCGGCAAGTCCGAGCTGCTCCGCACGCTGGTGCTCGGGCTGGCCGCCACGCACAGCTCGGAGCAGCTCAACTTCGTGCTGGTCGACTTCAAGGGCGGGGCGACCTTCGCCTCCTTCGACCGGCTGCCGCACACCGCCGCGGTGATCACCAACCTGGCCGACGCGCTGCCGCTGGTCGACCGGATGGTCGACGCGATCAACGGCGAGCTGGTCCGTCGGCAGGAGCTGCTGCGCCGGGCCGGCAACTTCGCCAGCCTGCGCGACTACGAACGGGCCCGCACGGCCGGCACCCCGCTCGCCCCGCTGCCGTCGCTGCTGCTGATCTGCGACGAGTTCTCCGAGCTGCTCTCCGCCAAGCCCGACTTCATCGACCTCTTCGTGCAGATCGGCCGGCTGGGCCGGTCCCTCGGCGTGCACCTGCTGCTGGCCAGCCAGCGGCTGGAAGAGGGGCGGCTACGGGGCCTCGACACCCACCTGTCGTACCGGATCGGGTTGCGGACCTTCTCGGCGCTGGAGTCCCGGACGGTGCTCGGGGTGCCCGATGCGCACGAGCTGCCCCGCTCCCCGGGGCACGGCTACCTGCGCTCCGGCACCGACCCGCTGGTCCGCTTCAAGGCCGCGTACGTATCCGGCGCGGTCCGCCGTCGGGGCGGCCCGGCGGGCGCGGCCGGCGCCGGCGCGCCCCGGCTGCTCGCCTTCTCCACCCACCTGGTGCCGGTGCCGGAGCCGGCCACCCCGGCCGCGCCGCCCGCCGCCGAGGAGGACTCGCCCACCGAGACCCTGCTCGACCTGCTGGTCGGCCGGCTGGCCGGGCAGGGCCCCCCGGCCCACCAGGTGTGGCTGCCGCCGCTGGACCGCTCCCCCACCCTCGACGAGCTGCTCGGCCCGGTCGCCACCGACCCGGCACGCGGGCTCACCGTCGGCAATCCCGAGCTGCACGGCGCCCTCCAGGTGCCGGTGGCGGTGGTCGACAAGCCGTACGAACAGCGCCGGGACCTGTTCTGGCTGGCGCTGGACGGCGCGGCCGGGCACGTCGCGGTGGTCGGTCAGCCGCAGAGCGGCAAATCGAGCCTGCTGCGTACGCTGATCTGCGCGCTGGCGCTCACCCACACCCCGGCCGAGGTGCAGGTCTACTGCCTCGACTTCGGCGGTGGGGCGCTCGGCGTGCTGCGCGACCTGCCGCACGTCGGCGGGGTCGCCGGCCGCTCCGACCCGACCGCGGTGCGCCGTACCGTCGGGGAGATCGCTGCCCTCCTGGCCGAGCGGGAACGCCGCTTCGCCGAACTGGGCGTGGAATCGATGGCGGCGTGGCGTCGGCGGCGGGCGGCGGCGCCGGCCAACGGGCAGCCGGGCACCGACCCGTTCGGCGACGTGTTCCTGGTGGTGGACGGCTGGGGCACCCTGCGCAACGACTACGACGACCTGGAGCCGCTGGTCACCGACCTGGCCACCCGCGGCCTGTCGTACGGCGTCCACGTGGTGGCCGCCTCCGTGCGCTGGACCGACTTCCGGCCGGCGATCCGCGACCTGTTCGGTTCCCGGCTCGAACTGCGCCTCGGCGACCCGTCGGACTCGGTGGTGGTGAAGCGGGCGGTGGCGGCGAACGTGCCGGAGCAGGCCGGCCGGGGGATCACCGCGGAGGGGCTGCACTTCCTCGGCGCACTGCCCCGGGTCGCCGGGCTGGGCGGGGAGACGGTCGACCTGGTCAAGGCGGCCGTCGCCGGCTGGGCCGGGCCGGCCGCGCCCCGGGTCCGGCTGCTCCCGCCGGTGCTGCCGTACGCCGACCTGGACCTCGCGGCGACCACCGGCCTGGCCTTCCCGGTCGGGGTCGCCGAGGCGGACCTGCGCCCGGTGGTGCTGGACTTCGCGACCGAGCCGCACTTCGTGGTCTTCGGTGACGCCGAGTGCGGCAAGTCGTCGTTCCTGCGGGCGCTGGCCAGCTCGATCATCACCCGGTTCGCCCCGGAGCAGGCCCGGGTGATCCTGGTCGACTACCGGCGCAGTCTGATGGGCACGATCGAGACGCCGCACCTGATCGGGTACGGCAACGCCGCCCCGCACACCGCCGAGCTGATCGAGTCGGCCGCCGGCTACCTGCAGGGCCGGATCCCCGGGCCCGAGGTGACCCCGGCCCAGCTGCGCAGCCGGTCCTGGTGGTCTGGGCCGGAGCTGTTCGTGCTGGTGGACGACTACGACCTGGTGGCCGGCGGGCCGACCAACCCGCTGCGTGCCCTGGAGGAGCACCTGCCGCACGCCCGCGACGTCGGGCTGCACCTGGTGCTGGCCCGGCGTTCCGGCGGCGCCGGCCGGACCCAGTTCGAGCCGATCATCCAGCGGCTGCGGGAGCTCTCCACGGCCGGCCTGGTGATGTCCGGCGGCCCGGAGGAGGGGGCGCTGGTGGGTCAGGTGAAGGCGAGCCCGCTGCCCCCGGGCCGGGGCCGGCTGGTGACCCGCCGGGAGGGGGTCCGGTTGGTGCAACTGGCCCACCTGCCGCCCGCGTGA
- a CDS encoding phosphatase PAP2 family protein codes for MSESGEHSRMSTVQRSWRTRRLDPDHSLGLRLTLAAAAVFLVLVPFALLALLVLAAWPPLFRLDASVTDALHGYALAHPAWVRLMSLWTDVFAPGPLRTATAVVVAWLLFRRARRLALWAVTTMVVGGLLGALLKLLVGRHRPDLLDPVARAAGFSFPSGHALNATLTAGVLLLVFLPFTRDRRPLRWVLWFAAIVLAVVTGVSRIALGVHWTSDVLGGWLLGVAVVAATTAAFRTWRTRTGRRPARTAREGVEPELAGPGPDEAHREHA; via the coding sequence ATGAGCGAGTCGGGCGAGCACAGTCGGATGTCCACGGTCCAGCGGTCCTGGCGGACCCGCCGGCTGGACCCGGATCATTCGCTGGGCCTCCGGCTCACCCTGGCCGCCGCCGCGGTGTTCCTGGTGCTGGTGCCGTTCGCCCTGCTGGCCCTGCTGGTGCTGGCGGCCTGGCCGCCGCTGTTCCGGCTGGACGCCTCGGTGACCGACGCCCTGCACGGGTACGCCCTCGCCCATCCGGCCTGGGTGCGGCTGATGAGCCTCTGGACCGACGTCTTCGCGCCCGGCCCGCTGCGGACCGCCACCGCCGTCGTCGTCGCCTGGCTGCTGTTCCGCCGGGCGCGGCGGCTGGCCCTCTGGGCGGTCACCACGATGGTGGTGGGCGGGCTGCTCGGCGCGCTGCTCAAGCTGCTGGTCGGCCGGCACCGGCCGGACCTGCTCGACCCGGTGGCCCGGGCGGCCGGCTTCTCCTTCCCGTCCGGGCACGCGCTGAACGCCACCCTGACCGCCGGGGTGCTGCTGCTGGTCTTCCTGCCGTTCACCCGCGACCGGCGGCCGCTGCGCTGGGTGCTGTGGTTCGCCGCGATCGTGCTCGCGGTGGTCACCGGCGTCAGCCGGATCGCCCTCGGCGTGCACTGGACCAGCGACGTGCTGGGCGGTTGGCTGCTCGGCGTCGCGGTGGTGGCGGCGACCACGGCCGCCTTCCGCACCTGGCGCACCCGCACCGGTCGGCGGCCGGCGCGTACCGCCCGGGAAGGGGTCGAGCCGGAGCTGGCCGGGCCGGGCCCGGACGAGGCGCACCGGGAGCACGCGTAG
- the eccD gene encoding type VII secretion integral membrane protein EccD has translation MTVGLARVTISAPQRRVDVALPEQVPLAELLPEVLRHAGEGLADDGERHGGWVLRRMDGAVLATAQALLPQGVRDGEVLHLVPARAQWPELEYDDVVEAIADGARRRGSAWSPAATRAATLAGAAVPLAVGLLAVLAGGPGQRTGWPVAAAVALLLVLAGTAASRAYGDGPAGATFGGYALPYAAAAGALAVSSGDPVGPFGPLRWLGAPELLAGSVALLLLSVLGLLGVATRSRVFVAGATVGSVGGLAALGGLFLDPAATAAVLLCALVFTLGALPLLAIRLGKMPLPPITLPAAGPGGEAHAVRDLPDRGRVHAAVARTEEMLTGMLLGHAVLAVAAAAVLTAAGGVAGPLLVAVGSAVLLLRSRLFVALRHRVPTVAAGLAGFAVLGGALAGRAGSAGLLALTVGGLALALVAVAAGTTYARRPVSPYLGRLADLTDTALVVSVVPVACAVLDLYDRARGLLG, from the coding sequence ATGACAGTCGGCCTGGCGCGGGTCACCATCAGCGCTCCCCAGCGGCGGGTGGACGTGGCCCTGCCGGAGCAGGTCCCCCTGGCCGAGCTGCTGCCGGAGGTGCTGCGGCACGCCGGCGAGGGGCTGGCCGACGACGGGGAGCGGCACGGCGGCTGGGTGCTCCGCCGTATGGACGGCGCGGTGCTGGCGACCGCGCAGGCGCTGCTGCCGCAGGGGGTGCGCGACGGGGAGGTGCTGCACCTGGTGCCGGCCCGCGCGCAGTGGCCCGAGTTGGAGTACGACGACGTGGTCGAGGCGATCGCGGACGGCGCCCGCCGCCGGGGCAGTGCCTGGTCGCCCGCCGCCACCCGGGCCGCCACGCTGGCCGGGGCGGCGGTGCCGCTCGCCGTCGGGCTGCTCGCCGTGCTGGCCGGCGGCCCCGGGCAGCGGACCGGCTGGCCGGTCGCCGCCGCCGTGGCGCTGCTGCTCGTGCTCGCCGGCACGGCCGCCTCCCGGGCGTACGGGGACGGCCCGGCCGGCGCCACCTTCGGCGGGTACGCGCTGCCGTACGCCGCCGCCGCAGGTGCCCTCGCGGTCAGCTCGGGTGACCCGGTCGGCCCGTTCGGGCCGCTGCGCTGGCTGGGCGCGCCCGAGCTGCTGGCCGGCTCGGTGGCGCTGCTGCTGCTGTCGGTGCTCGGCCTGCTCGGCGTGGCCACCCGGTCCCGGGTCTTCGTGGCCGGCGCGACCGTCGGCTCGGTCGGCGGGCTCGCCGCGCTCGGCGGGCTGTTCCTCGACCCGGCGGCCACCGCGGCGGTGCTGCTCTGCGCGCTCGTCTTCACGCTCGGCGCGCTGCCGCTGCTGGCCATCCGACTGGGCAAGATGCCGTTGCCGCCGATCACCCTGCCGGCCGCCGGGCCCGGCGGGGAGGCGCACGCGGTGCGGGACCTGCCCGACCGGGGCCGGGTCCACGCGGCGGTGGCCCGGACCGAGGAGATGTTGACCGGGATGCTGCTCGGGCACGCCGTCCTCGCGGTCGCCGCCGCGGCGGTGCTCACCGCGGCGGGCGGGGTGGCCGGGCCACTGCTGGTCGCGGTCGGGTCGGCCGTGCTGCTGCTGCGGTCCCGGCTCTTCGTCGCGCTGCGGCACCGGGTGCCGACGGTCGCCGCCGGCCTGGCCGGGTTCGCCGTGCTCGGCGGGGCGCTCGCCGGCCGGGCCGGCTCCGCGGGCCTGCTCGCGCTGACCGTCGGCGGGCTCGCCCTGGCCCTGGTCGCGGTGGCGGCCGGCACCACGTACGCCCGGCGGCCGGTCTCCCCGTACCTCGGTCGGCTGGCCGACCTCACCGACACCGCGCTGGTGGTCTCCGTGGTGCCGGTGGCCTGCGCGGTGCTGGACCTCTACGACCGGGCCCGTGGCCTGCTCGGCTGA
- the mycP gene encoding type VII secretion-associated serine protease mycosin, protein MAGNVSRDRHGANASRRLVGRTLLGVAATAATVAGPLAPPAHAAPAHAAATARQVNALPAAGRHWLAPVDTPIRVDQVREEQWQLDELRAKTAWRSSTGRGVIVAVIDSGVDGSHPDLAGQVLPGIDLVSPDGAEGPDPVGHGTTVAGLIAGRNDDDRGVVGLAPDARILPVRVLDDENRYDDAMIVAKGVRWAVDNGARVINLSLGGSGDSPALAAALDYAFARDVVVVACTGNLATSTSSKVWYPAREPGVLAVAGLERSSPNLWSGSITGHETTLAAPATALFGARSGGAYWRVQGTSFASPLVAATAALVRARFPQMSAGDVVNRLITTAKDLGPTGRDDRFGYGMVDPVAALTADVPAVGRNPLDDNDSPGVVGFGSAPGPGQDDRAAGRGADPFSFTAPKQQTRWTAHPAGQPDDSAPERLWTGLALFVALVTGAAMVVRRFRRPRR, encoded by the coding sequence ATGGCTGGGAATGTGAGCAGGGATCGGCACGGAGCTAACGCGTCCCGACGTCTCGTCGGACGCACGCTGCTCGGTGTGGCGGCGACCGCCGCCACGGTCGCCGGCCCGCTCGCCCCGCCGGCGCACGCCGCCCCGGCCCATGCCGCCGCCACGGCACGGCAGGTCAACGCCCTGCCGGCGGCCGGCCGGCATTGGCTCGCCCCGGTGGACACCCCGATCCGGGTCGACCAGGTCCGCGAGGAGCAGTGGCAGCTCGACGAGCTGCGGGCGAAGACCGCGTGGCGCAGCTCGACCGGCCGCGGCGTGATCGTCGCGGTGATCGACTCCGGGGTGGACGGTTCCCACCCGGACCTGGCCGGTCAGGTGCTGCCCGGCATCGACCTGGTCTCCCCGGACGGCGCCGAGGGGCCGGACCCGGTGGGGCACGGCACCACGGTCGCCGGCCTGATCGCCGGTCGCAACGACGACGACCGGGGCGTGGTCGGGCTGGCCCCGGACGCCAGGATCCTGCCCGTCCGGGTGCTCGACGACGAGAACCGGTACGACGACGCGATGATCGTCGCCAAGGGGGTGCGCTGGGCGGTCGACAACGGCGCCCGGGTGATCAACCTGTCCCTCGGTGGCAGCGGCGACAGCCCTGCCCTGGCCGCGGCCCTCGACTACGCCTTCGCCCGGGACGTCGTGGTGGTCGCCTGCACCGGCAACCTGGCCACCTCGACCAGCTCCAAGGTCTGGTACCCGGCCCGCGAACCCGGCGTGCTCGCCGTCGCCGGCCTGGAACGCAGCAGCCCCAACCTCTGGTCCGGCTCGATCACCGGCCACGAGACCACCCTCGCCGCCCCCGCGACGGCGCTCTTCGGGGCCCGTTCCGGCGGCGCGTACTGGCGGGTGCAGGGCACCAGCTTCGCGTCGCCGCTGGTCGCCGCGACCGCCGCCCTGGTCCGGGCCCGCTTCCCGCAGATGTCCGCCGGGGACGTGGTCAACCGGCTGATCACCACCGCGAAGGACCTGGGGCCTACCGGCCGCGACGACCGCTTCGGATACGGCATGGTGGACCCGGTCGCCGCGCTGACCGCCGACGTGCCGGCGGTGGGGCGCAACCCGCTGGACGACAACGACTCCCCCGGCGTGGTGGGCTTCGGCTCGGCGCCCGGACCGGGGCAGGACGACCGGGCGGCCGGGCGGGGCGCCGACCCGTTCAGCTTCACCGCGCCGAAACAGCAGACCCGGTGGACGGCCCACCCGGCGGGCCAGCCGGACGACTCGGCGCCGGAACGGCTCTGGACCGGCCTCGCCCTCTTCGTCGCCCTGGTCACCGGTGCCGCGATGGTGGTCCGCCGGTTCCGCCGGCCGCGGCGGTGA
- a CDS encoding inorganic diphosphatase, protein MDFDVTVEIPKGHRNKYEVDHATGRIRLDRTLFTSTQYPADYGFIEGTLGEDGDPLDALVLVPEPTFPGCLIRCRTIGMFRMTDEKGGDDKVLCVPYEDPRQEHLRDIHHLGEFDRLEIQHFFEVYKDLEPGKSVEGATWVGRTEAEAEIRASYQRAKDAAERGDAH, encoded by the coding sequence ATGGATTTCGACGTCACGGTTGAGATCCCGAAGGGTCACCGCAACAAGTACGAGGTGGACCACGCGACCGGCCGGATCCGGCTGGACCGCACCCTCTTCACGTCCACGCAGTACCCGGCCGACTACGGCTTCATCGAGGGCACCCTGGGCGAGGACGGCGACCCGCTGGACGCCCTCGTGCTGGTCCCCGAGCCCACCTTCCCGGGCTGCCTGATCCGCTGCCGCACGATCGGCATGTTCCGGATGACGGACGAGAAGGGCGGCGACGACAAGGTCCTCTGCGTGCCCTACGAGGACCCGCGCCAGGAGCACCTGCGCGACATCCACCACCTGGGCGAGTTCGACCGGCTGGAGATCCAGCACTTCTTCGAGGTGTACAAGGACCTCGAACCCGGCAAGTCGGTCGAAGGCGCCACCTGGGTGGGGCGTACCGAGGCGGAGGCCGAGATCCGCGCCTCGTACCAGCGCGCCAAGGACGCCGCCGAGCGCGGCGACGCGCACTGA